In Flavobacteriales bacterium, a single genomic region encodes these proteins:
- a CDS encoding type II toxin-antitoxin system ParD family antitoxin, producing MKTLNTVSMYALNVDKNDFFERLASLSQENQLIIFNKLSELREEERKEKAFWEAVKLGEESGIVKDFDIDVFFKELRHDTLNK from the coding sequence ATGAAAACTCTAAATACTGTAAGCATGTATGCATTAAATGTAGATAAAAATGATTTTTTTGAGCGTTTAGCTTCTTTATCTCAAGAGAACCAACTTATTATTTTTAATAAACTTTCTGAATTACGAGAAGAAGAACGAAAAGAAAAAGCTTTTTGGGAAGCCGTAAAACTAGGGGAAGAAAGCGGAATTGTTAAAGATTTTGATATTGATGTCTTTTTTAAAGAATTAAGACATGATACGCTAAACAAATGA
- a CDS encoding UDP-N-acetylmuramoyl-tripeptide--D-alanyl-D-alanine ligase, which produces MKLQTLYQLFLKSNGVSTDTRTITQDQIYFALKGDNFDGNQYVQKALDQGALVTIIDDENVKKEQFDKQIQVVLVENVLRTLQDLARWHRKQIAIPILGITGTNGKTTSKELCKAFFEKKLNVYATPGNLNNHIGVPLCLLELTSQHDFAIIEMGANHQGEIKELSEIALPDYGFITNIGKAHLEGFGSPEIIQKTKKELFDFIVDSGGFFFYNCEEEKVAEFAKEYYKSIPFSTEESVERKFKILPNIMATIEIDGKEIPSNLFGDYNAKNMAAAYFIGNFFDLDLDTFALAMKDYQPQNNRSQSQKTDKNHLIVDAYNANPTSMKLAVEAFLNSPVTHKVLILGDMFELGEGSSFEHIKILKILQESMNSNDQAFLVGEEFLKVKIAAQNLHFFESREFLQEFLSTNLLENKSILLKGSRGIGLEKIIDLL; this is translated from the coding sequence ATGAAATTACAAACACTTTATCAGTTATTCTTAAAATCCAATGGTGTATCTACAGATACCCGAACAATCACACAAGATCAAATCTATTTTGCCTTAAAAGGAGATAATTTTGATGGAAATCAATATGTGCAAAAGGCATTGGATCAAGGAGCTCTTGTAACGATAATAGATGATGAAAATGTCAAAAAAGAGCAGTTTGATAAACAGATTCAGGTAGTCTTGGTGGAAAATGTTCTCAGAACACTCCAAGACCTAGCCAGATGGCATAGAAAACAAATTGCCATTCCTATTCTTGGTATTACTGGAACAAATGGTAAAACGACTTCAAAAGAACTTTGCAAGGCTTTTTTTGAAAAGAAACTCAATGTGTATGCAACACCTGGGAATCTAAATAACCATATCGGTGTTCCATTGTGTTTGTTAGAGCTTACTTCCCAACATGATTTTGCCATTATAGAAATGGGTGCAAATCACCAAGGAGAAATTAAAGAATTGAGTGAGATTGCATTACCAGATTATGGTTTTATAACCAATATCGGTAAAGCGCATTTGGAAGGTTTTGGTTCACCCGAAATTATTCAAAAAACCAAGAAAGAACTGTTTGACTTTATTGTTGATTCAGGCGGATTTTTCTTCTATAATTGCGAAGAAGAAAAGGTAGCGGAATTCGCAAAAGAATATTACAAGAGTATTCCGTTTAGCACTGAAGAAAGCGTAGAACGAAAATTTAAAATTTTACCCAATATAATGGCAACAATCGAAATTGATGGTAAAGAAATTCCTTCTAATCTTTTTGGCGATTATAATGCAAAAAATATGGCGGCGGCTTATTTTATTGGTAATTTCTTCGATCTTGATCTCGATACTTTTGCACTAGCCATGAAGGATTATCAACCTCAAAATAACCGTTCTCAAAGTCAAAAAACCGATAAAAATCATTTAATTGTTGATGCCTATAACGCGAACCCCACGAGCATGAAGTTGGCGGTTGAAGCTTTCTTGAATTCACCAGTTACACATAAAGTTTTAATCTTAGGAGATATGTTTGAACTAGGAGAGGGATCTTCGTTTGAGCATATTAAAATTTTGAAGATACTTCAAGAAAGTATGAACTCAAATGACCAAGCGTTCTTAGTGGGAGAAGAGTTTCTGAAGGTGAAAATAGCGGCTCAGAATTTACATTTTTTTGAGTCAAGAGAATTTTTACAAGAGTTTTTAAGTACTAATTTATTGGAAAACAAAAGTATTCTTCTAAAAGGAAGCCGAGGAATAGGATTAGAAAAAATTATTGATTTACTCTAA
- a CDS encoding SUMF1/EgtB/PvdO family nonheme iron enzyme, translating to MKKNIFLGFIAISASVLLTSCGGTSNSKVVHSATGWPVNNTDAGGFTANLSTTQYVMPGMVPIEGGTFTMGQTTDDFLGDHNMTPRQVSVASFFMDETEITNISYREYLFWLNRVYGESYPEVYRNAQPDENVWRENLGFNEPMIDNYLNHPGFNYYPVVGVSWKQANDYCKWRTDRVNERMLIAVKGLKWNKDQFDDDNFNTDAYLNGKYIGEQDNGIRDFQNPDNREGRQGKMSDGVFQPGYRLPTEAEWEYAALGLIGTSVEGNVNQGRFFARGKSRGKAKRHLRVSHGENRGVFLANFKRGKGDNMGTAGWLNDAGARTSEVKTYPPNDFGLYDMAGNVNEWVLDVYRNDRMVLNDFMPFRGNVYTELKRDEEGFVADVDSLGRIARVETSDFENRTNYSKADNRNFKDGDQQSSIYYERGASEDGTALVYDANATLISNTTRVYKGGSWKDREYWLSPATRRFLDENQAASDIGFRCVIDRMGSQAIRYMK from the coding sequence ATGAAAAAGAACATTTTTCTAGGATTTATAGCCATTTCAGCCTCAGTATTACTTACTTCTTGTGGAGGTACTAGTAATAGTAAAGTCGTTCATTCTGCCACAGGATGGCCTGTGAATAACACCGATGCTGGAGGGTTTACTGCCAATTTGAGTACTACACAATACGTTATGCCAGGAATGGTACCTATTGAAGGAGGAACCTTTACAATGGGACAAACTACAGATGATTTCCTTGGAGATCATAATATGACACCTCGTCAAGTTTCTGTAGCTTCATTTTTTATGGATGAAACAGAAATTACGAATATTTCTTACCGTGAATATCTTTTCTGGTTGAATAGAGTTTACGGAGAGTCGTATCCAGAAGTGTATCGTAATGCTCAACCTGATGAAAACGTATGGAGAGAAAATCTTGGTTTCAATGAACCAATGATTGATAACTATCTAAATCACCCAGGGTTCAACTATTACCCAGTAGTAGGAGTTAGTTGGAAACAAGCCAATGATTATTGTAAATGGCGTACAGATCGTGTAAACGAAAGAATGCTTATTGCAGTAAAAGGTTTGAAGTGGAATAAAGATCAGTTTGATGATGATAACTTCAATACAGATGCTTACTTAAACGGAAAATACATTGGTGAGCAGGATAATGGAATCAGAGATTTCCAAAACCCTGATAACCGTGAAGGTCGTCAAGGAAAAATGTCTGATGGAGTTTTCCAACCAGGTTACCGTCTTCCAACAGAAGCTGAGTGGGAATATGCAGCACTTGGTCTTATCGGGACTTCTGTAGAAGGAAATGTAAACCAAGGACGATTCTTTGCAAGAGGAAAAAGTAGAGGTAAAGCAAAAAGACACCTAAGAGTTTCTCATGGTGAAAACAGAGGAGTATTCTTAGCAAACTTCAAAAGAGGAAAAGGAGATAATATGGGAACTGCAGGATGGTTAAACGATGCTGGTGCACGTACTTCTGAAGTGAAAACATATCCTCCAAATGATTTCGGATTATACGATATGGCAGGAAACGTGAACGAATGGGTTCTTGATGTTTACCGTAATGATAGAATGGTTCTTAATGACTTTATGCCTTTCCGTGGAAATGTTTACACAGAGCTTAAAAGAGATGAAGAAGGTTTCGTAGCTGATGTAGATTCTCTAGGTAGAATTGCAAGAGTAGAAACTTCTGATTTCGAGAATAGAACAAACTATAGTAAAGCCGATAATAGGAACTTCAAAGATGGTGATCAACAATCATCTATCTATTACGAAAGAGGGGCTTCTGAAGACGGTACTGCACTTGTTTATGATGCCAATGCAACTTTGATTAGCAATACTACAAGAGTGTATAAAGGTGGTTCTTGGAAAGATAGAGAATACTGGTTATCTCCAGCTACAAGAAGATTCTTGGATGAAAACCAAGCAGCTTCTGATATCGGATTCCGTTGTGTAATCGATAGAATGGGATCACAAGCGATTCGTTATATGAAATAA
- the ispF gene encoding 2-C-methyl-D-erythritol 2,4-cyclodiphosphate synthase: MSEKKAKMRVGFGYDVHQLAEGYDFWLGGLKIDHDKGAVGHSDADVLLHTICDALLGAAALGDIGTHFPDTDPAYKGIDSKILLKDVAKLLKEEDFEIGNIDATVALQSPKIKPYIPEMRKIISEILSIPLRDVSVKATTTEKLGFEGRKEGVSAYATVLLFG, from the coding sequence ATGAGTGAAAAAAAAGCAAAAATGAGAGTAGGTTTTGGTTATGATGTTCACCAGCTTGCAGAGGGTTATGACTTTTGGCTTGGAGGTTTAAAAATAGATCATGACAAAGGAGCTGTAGGTCATTCAGACGCAGATGTCCTACTCCATACCATTTGTGACGCATTATTAGGTGCTGCAGCTTTAGGAGATATTGGAACACATTTTCCTGATACAGATCCTGCATACAAAGGGATTGACAGTAAAATTCTCTTAAAAGACGTAGCAAAATTACTAAAAGAAGAAGATTTCGAAATAGGAAATATAGATGCGACTGTGGCTTTACAAAGTCCGAAAATAAAGCCCTATATTCCAGAAATGCGTAAAATAATCTCAGAAATACTTTCCATACCACTCCGAGATGTTTCTGTAAAAGCAACAACAACAGAAAAACTAGGATTTGAAGGAAGAAAAGAAGGCGTTTCAGCTTATGCTACCGTGCTTCTTTTTGGATAA
- a CDS encoding PorP/SprF family type IX secretion system membrane protein, with amino-acid sequence MMARQKNLFFLTVLFCYMFFGSAQAQDPGFSQFYANPLYLNPALAGAGGCPKIHVNVRDQWPSLQGTFITNSVSYDKHLPEINSGWGFQVLYDNAGLGFLNTVNANLMYSYQLKINKKYYALFGARLGMHSRFIDKSQLLFPDQLSKKGVVLESSQDLNNINDSKITEDIGLGGIFYADIFFVGYSVDHLTQPITSFLKDFDQQNKQFNASGRLPMKHTVHGGANFSVSGNKRKGLIGDGPFMTAGFVYQNQGAADQFNIGLSLTNKSISGGLWYRTTSENSDAVIAILGYSWRNLKIGYSYDITISELNRSGGAHELSVRIQLPCKEKVRKIQPLTCPIF; translated from the coding sequence ATGATGGCAAGACAAAAGAATCTTTTTTTCCTTACCGTATTATTTTGTTATATGTTTTTTGGATCTGCTCAAGCACAAGATCCTGGTTTTTCGCAGTTTTATGCGAATCCTTTATATCTAAATCCAGCATTGGCTGGGGCGGGAGGATGTCCAAAAATTCATGTAAATGTACGAGACCAATGGCCGAGTCTCCAAGGAACTTTTATTACCAATAGTGTATCTTATGATAAACACCTTCCAGAAATTAATAGTGGATGGGGTTTTCAAGTTCTGTACGATAATGCAGGTTTAGGATTTTTAAACACGGTGAATGCAAATTTGATGTATTCTTACCAATTGAAAATTAACAAAAAGTATTATGCACTTTTTGGTGCGCGTCTTGGGATGCATTCTCGCTTCATTGACAAAAGTCAACTACTATTCCCAGATCAACTCTCTAAAAAAGGAGTGGTACTTGAAAGTAGTCAAGATTTGAATAATATCAACGATTCTAAAATCACAGAAGATATTGGTCTTGGTGGAATCTTTTATGCAGATATCTTTTTTGTAGGATACTCTGTAGATCACCTTACACAACCAATCACCTCTTTTTTAAAGGATTTTGATCAGCAAAATAAACAGTTTAATGCTTCGGGAAGATTACCGATGAAACACACTGTGCATGGAGGAGCGAATTTTTCAGTTTCTGGAAACAAAAGAAAAGGATTGATAGGAGATGGTCCATTTATGACCGCAGGTTTTGTTTATCAAAATCAAGGTGCGGCTGACCAATTTAATATCGGACTTTCCTTGACCAACAAAAGTATCTCAGGAGGATTATGGTATAGAACTACTTCAGAAAATTCTGACGCAGTAATTGCTATACTTGGTTACTCATGGAGAAACTTAAAAATAGGGTATTCTTATGATATCACCATCTCAGAACTGAACCGTTCTGGAGGGGCTCATGAACTATCTGTAAGAATTCAATTACCATGTAAGGAGAAAGTAAGAAAGATACAACCGCTTACTTGTCCGATTTTTTAA
- the porU gene encoding type IX secretion system sortase PorU, producing the protein MLYLKKILFSFFLAFSCLAFAQTEESAFSIHWQTNGFIDINNYNDTVIYHKNASHYLRKTPYFTHKIELKKGQNVENVTFEILETKNLLPNEKKLISTRENFKLKWQTGYQNQQSYLFVSFPGIFEEQKISEIKFHIHFKKNRLFTKKVATWNYPNNSPLKDGSVYKIAASRKGVYKITGTKLQSAGIDLNTIEPQKLKIYGNHQGMLNEFLTPELPFGLEEMAIEVVDGNDNSFDANDYVLFYSNGLHDWKFDTTSNYYTYENHFYDTTAYYFLKFEGVDGKRIPKSNFQNSNTTLSEYDFLYAHENELYNPKHSGRKWLGERLEAVSKLSFDVGNNNRTTNTPVRINLHGLARSNGETTIDLLENGAVKMSLGISKNLDDSGEGVYRFKTENVILNNNKLSFDIAYDKKGQVGAIAYLDKISLEFKEQLQYYNKQFTFSNKDQRQIANGVNYQVLGNNYRIWQISDQNNIQDLEIQNQKIFSGSNKLQSFAVFNNSNTYSIEAIQEIPNQNLHQIEQTDYVVIYHPNWKDQAIDLVNYRKETHNYNGVAVNVFDIYNEFSSGTKDPTALRNFIHMLYVRNKTSKTLPKGILFFGDASYDFKSIHGFQSDFVPTYISNPNYFTVKVTDATDDYFALLDDNDGGALSTVNNFIDIPIGRLIVRNKQEAQDAVRKIKRYEAKENQGEWQTKVALVADDVDQNENWERLLALGADQAIEKYQQKNPGINVNKIYADAYKQINSVGGQRYPDVENEIQKAVDGGALIVHYYGHGGEKGWASERILNIDDINSWTNEKELPLFITTTCEFTRYDDPNRVSAGEYVALNPNGGAIALLTTTRAIGIGDAENLSRVFYNHLGKIDTTVGKQYTVGELLYQIKNGTTKHNRRRFILIGDPAVRLKFPKNKMRLTKINNQDISNASADTIKALEKVSLEGILTDINDNKIIQNGIASITVFDKRQTEKTLRNDNLNVPPVNFLTQKNIIFKGNAPIKNGDFKISFVVPKDINLDMGKGKVQLFAKLSDEEAFGYDTTAYVGGVNPNPAEDNEGPDISLFMNDSTFIDGGMVTHNSAIFAQLFDENGINTVGLGIGHDITAIIDEQSAKPIILNNFYEATNGDFRAGTVNYPLYNLENGLHTLSLKAWDTYNNSSKKTIEFQVVDDATSIITDLFNYPNPMQGNTHFSFQHNLYGQDIQVNLSIYDLQGRRVAEFSKDISDAPAVLNQEFSWNGTTSSGVELGSGMYLYRLSIQSSKSGISEYKTERLVLVR; encoded by the coding sequence ATGTTGTATCTAAAGAAAATTTTATTCAGTTTTTTTCTAGCATTTTCTTGTTTAGCTTTTGCTCAAACAGAAGAAAGTGCATTCTCAATACATTGGCAAACAAATGGTTTTATAGATATAAACAACTATAACGACACTGTTATTTATCATAAAAATGCCTCTCATTATTTAAGAAAAACACCTTACTTCACTCATAAAATTGAGCTTAAAAAAGGGCAAAATGTAGAAAATGTTACTTTCGAAATTTTAGAAACAAAAAATTTACTTCCAAATGAAAAGAAGTTAATTTCGACTCGTGAAAATTTTAAGTTAAAATGGCAAACTGGGTATCAAAATCAACAATCGTACCTTTTTGTAAGTTTTCCTGGAATATTTGAAGAACAAAAAATATCGGAAATTAAGTTTCATATACACTTTAAAAAAAACCGTCTTTTTACTAAAAAAGTGGCTACTTGGAACTATCCTAATAATAGTCCGCTAAAAGATGGATCTGTCTATAAAATTGCTGCGAGTAGAAAAGGGGTATATAAAATAACAGGAACTAAACTTCAGAGTGCAGGAATTGACCTAAACACAATTGAGCCACAAAAACTAAAAATTTATGGGAATCATCAAGGGATGCTCAATGAATTTCTAACTCCAGAATTACCTTTTGGCTTAGAAGAAATGGCGATAGAGGTAGTGGATGGAAACGACAATAGTTTTGATGCAAATGACTATGTGCTTTTCTATAGTAATGGTTTACATGATTGGAAATTTGATACAACAAGTAATTATTATACTTACGAAAATCACTTTTATGATACCACAGCGTATTATTTTCTGAAATTTGAAGGAGTAGATGGAAAAAGAATTCCAAAGTCAAATTTTCAAAACAGCAATACAACACTCAGTGAGTATGATTTTTTATATGCACATGAAAATGAACTATACAACCCAAAACACTCGGGAAGGAAATGGCTAGGAGAACGTCTAGAAGCTGTTTCAAAACTAAGTTTTGATGTTGGAAATAATAATAGAACAACCAATACTCCTGTACGAATAAATTTACACGGGCTGGCAAGAAGCAATGGGGAAACCACCATTGATCTCTTAGAGAATGGGGCAGTTAAGATGAGTTTGGGTATTTCTAAAAATTTAGATGACAGTGGAGAAGGAGTCTATCGTTTCAAAACAGAAAACGTTATTCTAAACAATAATAAATTATCTTTTGATATCGCTTATGATAAAAAAGGACAAGTGGGAGCCATTGCTTACCTAGATAAAATTAGTTTAGAGTTTAAAGAACAACTACAGTATTATAATAAGCAATTCACTTTTTCAAACAAAGACCAAAGACAAATTGCAAATGGAGTAAATTATCAGGTATTAGGAAATAACTATAGGATTTGGCAAATAAGTGATCAAAACAATATTCAGGATCTAGAAATTCAGAATCAAAAAATCTTTTCTGGGAGTAATAAACTACAATCTTTTGCAGTGTTCAATAATAGTAATACTTATTCTATTGAAGCTATTCAAGAAATTCCGAACCAAAACTTACACCAAATAGAACAAACGGACTATGTGGTGATTTATCATCCTAACTGGAAAGATCAAGCAATAGACTTAGTAAACTATAGAAAAGAAACACATAACTATAATGGTGTTGCCGTAAATGTGTTTGATATTTATAATGAATTTTCTTCGGGAACGAAAGATCCCACTGCTTTAAGAAACTTTATACACATGCTCTATGTGCGTAATAAAACTTCAAAAACACTTCCAAAAGGTATTCTATTTTTTGGAGATGCCAGTTATGACTTTAAATCCATCCATGGTTTCCAGTCTGACTTTGTTCCTACTTATATATCAAACCCAAATTATTTTACAGTGAAAGTTACCGATGCTACTGATGATTATTTTGCTTTACTCGATGATAATGATGGCGGAGCGCTTTCAACAGTGAATAATTTTATTGATATTCCTATAGGGCGATTAATTGTAAGGAATAAACAAGAAGCACAAGATGCCGTTCGAAAAATAAAACGATATGAAGCTAAAGAGAACCAAGGTGAGTGGCAAACAAAAGTTGCCCTTGTTGCTGATGATGTAGATCAAAACGAAAACTGGGAACGCTTATTGGCTCTAGGAGCAGACCAAGCAATAGAGAAATATCAACAGAAAAATCCGGGAATCAATGTCAATAAAATTTACGCTGATGCTTATAAACAAATCAACTCCGTAGGTGGACAAAGATATCCAGATGTAGAAAACGAAATTCAAAAAGCAGTAGATGGTGGTGCCTTAATTGTACACTATTACGGACACGGAGGAGAAAAAGGTTGGGCAAGTGAAAGAATTTTGAATATTGATGATATCAACAGCTGGACTAACGAAAAAGAACTTCCTCTTTTTATAACAACCACTTGTGAATTTACACGCTATGACGATCCAAACAGAGTTTCAGCAGGAGAATATGTAGCACTCAACCCCAATGGTGGTGCCATAGCTTTACTTACCACAACAAGAGCGATAGGAATTGGTGATGCCGAGAATTTATCAAGAGTATTCTATAATCATTTAGGGAAAATAGACACTACAGTAGGAAAACAATATACCGTAGGGGAATTGCTTTATCAAATCAAAAATGGAACTACCAAACACAACAGAAGACGTTTTATTCTCATAGGAGACCCAGCCGTAAGACTTAAATTTCCAAAAAATAAAATGCGTCTTACTAAAATCAACAATCAAGATATTAGCAATGCATCTGCCGATACAATTAAAGCACTGGAAAAGGTAAGCCTCGAAGGTATTTTAACTGATATCAATGACAATAAAATTATTCAGAATGGAATAGCATCCATTACTGTTTTTGATAAAAGGCAGACAGAAAAAACCCTTAGAAATGATAATTTGAATGTTCCTCCGGTGAATTTCCTAACACAAAAAAATATCATCTTCAAAGGGAACGCACCAATAAAAAATGGAGATTTTAAAATATCCTTTGTAGTTCCAAAAGATATCAATCTTGATATGGGGAAAGGAAAAGTACAACTATTTGCAAAATTATCAGATGAAGAAGCCTTTGGATATGACACCACTGCTTATGTGGGAGGCGTAAATCCAAACCCTGCCGAAGACAATGAAGGTCCCGATATTTCTTTATTTATGAATGATTCTACCTTTATTGATGGAGGAATGGTTACTCATAATTCAGCAATATTTGCACAACTCTTTGATGAAAATGGAATCAATACCGTAGGACTCGGAATTGGGCATGATATTACTGCAATTATAGACGAGCAAAGTGCAAAACCGATTATACTCAATAACTTTTATGAAGCTACAAATGGAGATTTTAGAGCAGGAACCGTTAATTACCCACTTTATAATTTAGAAAACGGACTTCATACACTTTCTTTAAAAGCCTGGGATACTTATAATAACTCCAGTAAAAAAACTATTGAATTCCAAGTAGTGGACGATGCCACATCTATTATTACAGATCTCTTTAATTATCCCAACCCTATGCAAGGAAACACTCATTTTAGTTTTCAGCACAATTTGTACGGGCAAGATATTCAGGTAAACTTATCTATCTATGATTTACAGGGAAGACGAGTCGCCGAATTTTCAAAAGACATTAGTGATGCGCCTGCCGTACTCAATCAAGAGTTTTCTTGGAACGGAACCACCTCGTCTGGAGTAGAATTGGGTAGTGGAATGTATCTTTATCGCCTGAGTATTCAAAGCTCCAAATCTGGGATAAGTGAATACAAAACAGAAAGATTGGTATTAGTTCGTTAG
- the porV gene encoding type IX secretion system outer membrane channel protein PorV, translated as MKKIIKNIAVAALLTSTTAFAQDKVNVVSTAVPYLLISPDARGASMGDQGVATLPDANSMYWNVAKSAFLKKKMGASVSYSPWLSQLVNDVFISNIDFFYKPDNRSTLNFSFKYFSLGEVNFRQHQDDAPTQFYPAELALDVGYGLQLSRRFSAGVVLRYLRSDLASGANSSLDGTIYVPANSLSADIGFFYKSKKIDLAGKDGVVTAGLNISNLGGKIKYTDDDAQSEFMPALMRLGAGLHMDIDKFNRFSISGEMTKLLVPTPQFDTKKNEEIRQLSVVDGIFRSFNDSPEGENEFQEINFSIGMEYWYNNQFAFRAGYFYEDPIKGNRQYMSAGLGIKLQKASLDMAYLFTLTNNQHPLKSTLRFSLGIDIDAFMSNAPSEEEQNSRKGSSLKEKNQKKDNKKKDDKKDKKDKK; from the coding sequence ATGAAAAAAATCATTAAAAATATAGCCGTGGCAGCTTTACTTACAAGCACCACAGCATTTGCCCAAGATAAAGTAAATGTAGTTTCTACTGCTGTTCCTTATTTATTAATCTCTCCTGATGCCCGTGGAGCGTCTATGGGAGACCAAGGAGTTGCTACCTTGCCAGATGCAAATAGTATGTATTGGAATGTTGCAAAATCTGCTTTCCTCAAAAAGAAAATGGGAGCTTCGGTAAGTTATTCACCTTGGCTTTCTCAATTGGTTAATGATGTATTTATCTCAAATATTGACTTTTTTTATAAGCCTGATAATCGTTCTACACTAAACTTTAGCTTTAAATATTTTTCTTTAGGAGAAGTAAATTTCAGACAACACCAAGATGATGCTCCAACACAGTTTTACCCAGCAGAATTGGCTCTGGATGTAGGATATGGATTGCAGCTTTCACGTCGTTTTTCAGCCGGTGTGGTATTAAGATATTTAAGGTCTGACCTTGCCTCTGGAGCAAATAGTTCTCTTGATGGGACAATTTATGTTCCTGCAAATTCTCTTTCTGCTGATATCGGATTTTTCTATAAATCTAAAAAAATTGACTTAGCAGGAAAAGATGGTGTTGTTACAGCAGGATTGAATATTTCCAACTTAGGAGGGAAAATAAAATATACGGATGATGATGCTCAAAGTGAATTCATGCCAGCACTTATGAGATTAGGAGCAGGATTACACATGGATATTGATAAATTCAACCGATTCTCTATAAGTGGAGAAATGACAAAACTTTTAGTACCAACCCCGCAGTTTGATACAAAAAAGAACGAAGAAATTCGTCAATTATCTGTTGTAGACGGAATCTTCCGCTCATTTAATGACTCGCCAGAAGGTGAAAATGAATTCCAAGAAATCAATTTTAGTATTGGAATGGAATATTGGTATAACAACCAATTTGCATTTAGAGCAGGTTATTTCTACGAAGACCCAATAAAAGGTAATCGTCAATATATGAGTGCAGGTTTAGGAATCAAACTTCAAAAAGCAAGCTTAGACATGGCTTATTTGTTTACCTTAACCAATAACCAACACCCACTAAAAAGTACCCTTCGTTTCTCACTTGGAATAGACATAGATGCCTTTATGTCAAACGCTCCTTCTGAAGAAGAACAGAACTCTCGAAAAGGTTCTTCTCTGAAAGAAAAAAATCAGAAGAAAGACAACAAGAAAAAAGATGATAAGAAGGATAAAAAAGACAAAAAATAG